TGCAACTCGGGCGCGCTGCTGCCCACATTTTTATGCGGCGGGCAGGCCGGCACCAGGTGGTCATTGGAAAAGATACGCGCCTCTCCGGCTACATGCTGGAGTCCGCGCTGACCTCGGGCATCTGCTCGATGGGTGTTGATGTGCTGCTCGTCGGTCCCATGCCGACCCCGGCCATTGCGTTTCTCACGAGAAGCCTGCGGGCAGATGCGGGTGTGGTGATCTCCGCCTCACACAATCCGTATCAAGACAACGGCATTAAATTCTTCTCCAGTGAGGGTTTCAAACTGCCTGATGAGGTCGAGGCGCGCATCGAGCAGTTGATCGTCTCCGATGAGATCAAACATCTGCGGCCGACGGCGGACGCGATCGGAAAGGCGTATCGGATCGGCGATGCGGAGGGACGGTACATCGAATTTGTGAAACGGTCGGTTCCCCGAGACCTCGATTTTCAAGGAATTAAACTGGTGGTGGATTGTGCCAATGGTGCAGCGTACAAGGTCGCGCCGACGGTGCTGCGCGAACTCGGGGCGGAAATCGAAGTCATTGCCAACAGTCCCGACGGCATGAACATCAATGACAAGTGCGGCGCCGTGCATCCTGAACGACTGCAGGAGGCGGTGCGGCGCCATGGCGCGCATATCGGTATCGCGTTGGACGGTGACGCGGACCGGGCGATCTTCGTCTGCGAACAGGGTGAGATCGTTGACGGGGACCATGTCATGGCGGCACTGGGGCTCGATTTGCATGCGCAAGGACGCCTGGCCTCCCAAACCGTGGTGGGCACCGTGATGAGCAACTTTGGACTTGAGCTCGCTATGAAGCGAGCCGGCATCCAGCTCATGCGAACTCCCGTCGGCGACCGTTACCTCATGGAGCGCATGCTGGCCGACGGCTATAACTTCGGCGGAGAGCAATCGGGACATTTTATTTTTCTCGACCACAACACGACCGGTGATGGATTGATCTCCGCCTTGCAGATTCTTTCTCTGATGAAACGAACCGGCAAGCCGCTCTCGGAACTGGCGAAGGCGATGACGGCGGTGCCGCAGATTTTGCTTAATGTGAAAGTGAAGCATAAGCCGGACTTGAATCAGATCCCGGACATCCAGCAGGCGATCAAGACTGCCGAGGCCACCTTGAACGGGAGTGGCCGGGTGTTGGTGCGGTATTCCGGGACCGAAGCCCTCTTGCGAATCATGGTCGAGGGCGAAAGAGATTCCACAATTCGCGAGGTGGCCGATCACCTTGCGAGTATCGTGCGTGCTCGCATCGGCTAGCGACGGCTTCATGCCGCAGGCGCCGGATGCTGCCTTCCCTGACGATCACCTTCATTCTTGGGTTGGCTCTCGGTTCCTATTTCCACTACTTTCCCCTCACGAGTGCGATTCTGCTTACGGCCTGCGCGGTCGGCACCCTGCTTCTGGAGCAACAGGGGCGAGTCACGGCACGGCAGGGGAGCCTGTGGCTGGCCTGTCTCTGTGGTGGGTGCCTCTACTGGATGCTCTGTGGATGGTTCGTGTCGCACCGTCCGGTGCCGGATCATCCCGGCGCCTTGCCGGCTCGACTGAGCGGCACGATCGTGGACTCAGTCCGCCATGCCCCGGCGCGCCAGACGGCTTTGGTGCAGGTGACGGCCAGCGACGACCCGGACCTGGTCCCGCCGTTTCTGCTTCGTCTCACGTGGCGAGATCCCGACCGGGAGCTGCACCGCGGCCTTGAAATTCGTGTCCGCACCCGAGTGCATGCACCCACGGGAACGATCAATCCGAGAGCGTTTGACTACGCGGCCTATCTGGATCTGCAGGGGGTCGAGGCGGTCGGAACGGTGTCGGGGGCCGGCGCGGTTGAAGTGCGTGCTGCTGAAGAATCTTCGCTGTTCGCGTCCGGCTCACGATTGATTGAAGACTGGCGCAGTCGCGTGAGGAGCGCGGCTGATTCCCTCTCGCAACCCAGTCGTGGTCTGTTTCTCAGTTTAACGATCGGAGAGCAGGGATTCTTGGAGCCGGAGGTCCGGGAGTGGTTCATGACGACCGGCACGGTGCATATTCTCTCTATTTCGGGTTCCCATCTTGGGCTGATTGCGTTGTTATCCTTCGCCCTGGTCCGGAAGGCCTGCCTCCTGCTGCCGCCTACGATCCTCCTGGGGCTTTCACGATGGCTCACGCCGACCCGGCTGGCGGCTGTGCTGACAGTGCTTCCCGTGGGAGGGTACACCCTACTGGCCGGGGCTGAAACGGCGACCATCCGTTCGTCGATCATGATCATGATCGGGTTATGGACGGTTTGGCTCGGTGCGCCACAATACCTGCTCCATGCGTTGGCTGCAGCAGCCGGCCTCACCTTGTTGGTACATCCTGCCGCCCTGTATGACATTTCGTTTCAGCTCTCCTACGTCTCAGTGTGGGTCTTGGCGTTGGCGCTGCGGCGAGAGATGGAGACGGCCGAGTTGCATCCGCTCCAGCCGTCGAGGGTTGCCGGAATTGTCTTCTGGTTGCGCGAATCTCTCCGGTTGACGGCATTGGTGACGCTGGCGACTCTGCCGTTGGTGGCCTGTTACTTCAATCAGGTGTCGTGGATGGGCCTCTTTGTCAACGTGATCATGGTGCCGTTCGTCGGACTGGTCTTCCTCCCTCTCAGTCTGGTGGCGGCTTTGTGGGTGATTGCGACCCAGGCGGACGGACTTCCCGGCGCTGAAGCCATCGATCTGCTCGGGCGCTGGCTGATCGAGGGGACGCATTGGGTGGCCGGTTTGCCAGGCGGAGAATGGTTTGTGGCGGCGCCGACCGTTCCGATGATGATGCTCTTCTATCTACTGGGTTGGGTCTGGTTGTCCGGCCGGCTCGTCGCTGCCACTCCCGTGGTGAGGGGGACGGTGGTGGCCTCTCTCGTCGCGATTGTCTTGTGGTGGTTGTGGTCGCCACGTCCGTTCAATCGAGACGGGCATCTACGGGTGACGTTTCTCGATGTGGGGCAGGGGGACAGTGCGGTCATAGAATTGCCCCAGGGCGGCGTTGTGCTGATTGATGGCGGGGCAACGTATGAGCGTGTCGATATGGGGCGTAGTGTCGTGGCACCGTTTCTGTGGAATCGCGGCATTCGACGTGTGGATCACGTGATCGGCACCCATCCGCAATTGGATCATGTCGGTGGGCTGGCCTGGATTCTTGGCCATGTCCACGTCGCACACTTCTGGACGAATGGGGTCACACGACCCGAGGAGTTCTGGCGTAAGATCGAGCGGGCGCTCTTGCAACGAAACGTGTCTGCGATGGTGGCGGAGGAGGGACGGCTGATGGTTGAGGATAGTAGCTGTCGCCTGGTTGCGCTGAACCCGGCTCCCTCCCAGGCGACACGTTCCGGTGGGAAACGCGAGTCGCTGAACAATCTGTCGGTGGTCACCCAACTTTCCTGCGGAGCGCGACAGATGTTGTTCACCGGGGACGCCGAACGTGAGACGTTGTCAAGACTGGTTCAGGCTGGTTCGCTTGGGCACATCACCTTGCTCAAAGTCCCGCATCATGGCGCCAAGAGTTCGCTGGAACGTAGCTGGCTGGAGACGATTCGCCCTGAGGTGGCCGTGGTGTCCGTCGCCCGACACAATCCCTATGGGCACCCGGCCGGAGAGGTCTTGGCAGCCTACGAAGCGGTACAGGCTCGGGTGTGGCGAACGGATCGGGATGGGGCGGTGTGGGTGGATGTTGACCCGGCGCAGCAGCAACTGGCTGTGCATAGTACCAGGGAATGGACGCTTCAGCCGCTCTCCTTGTCCCAGCCCATATGGGCTATTGATCGGGACAATTGGCATCGACTGTGGCGACGGTGGAATTGGTTGTAGCGGCGTCCACTCTGGAAAACAACATCTCTGCCTGCAATTTCCACCTGCCTACTGTCAATTTTGCCGACAGCTCCTGCCAATCTCCGCCGTAAGTCTTCAATTTTATGTGAGTGCGTTGCAGCGCCGGCAAGGCATAGCCCATGCAGGCACTGGAGGTCGTTTCTACATCGTGGCAGCGGCATGAGTCTCACTGGTGTCGGTACGGCCATGGCCGGTCCGACAGAGGTGGGCGTCGGACCTTCCTCTGGGATGCATACGGATACGCAAGGCAGCGAGTCGATGGCAAAGCGATTGTTGTTTCTGGCCTCCGGACCGCCTTCTACCAGACAAGGCGGTGGAGCCTTGCGGATGTTGCATCTGCTCCGGTTTCTCGGCGGCCGGTTTCCTGTGGATGTGATCGTTCCAGTCCAGGACGCTGCAGAGGATGCCTCGCATCATGTGAGGGATGTGTCCATCGATGTGACGACAGTCCCGCTCCAAGGCCCTCGTTTACTCGATCGGTTCTGCTGGATCAGTCCCTATTCAAAGGATCGAGCCTTGACCTCGGCAGTCCAGGAGCGACTAGCCAGTGGGGCTTACGCGGCCATCCATGTCGATACGTTGTCCATGATGCCGTATGTACCAGAAGACACGGTGCTTCCAGTCGTGCTGGACCTTCGATCCCCTAGCCCGGTGAGCGAGTTTCGCAGACTGCGAGGGGGACAACAGTCAGCCAGTCGGTCGAACCAGCTGATCCATCGAGTGAAGGTCCGCTGGTTTGATCGCTGGTGTTGGCCGACGACCCACTGCGTGACGGTCGCCTCCGAAGAGGACCGTATCCGGTGTGAACGTGCCCATCCTGGGCAACGGGTGCTGGTGGTTCCGAACGGCGTCGATTGCCGGACGATCCGTCCCAAACCAGATCACGTGATGACATCACCTCTCCTGCTGTTTACCGGGGACATGGGTGCCGAGCACAATATCGAGGCCGCGGTCTGTCTGGCGACGGAGGTGTTCCCGGCGATTCGTCGGGAATTCCCCAAATCCGAACTGCGCTTGGTTGGGCGAAATCCAGACGCGCGTGTGACTCGCTTGGCCGGTCAGGGCATCGTTGTGACCGGGTCCGTGGCCGATCTCCACCTCCATTTGCGCGAAGCCTCCATCTATGTCGCCCCGTATGTCAATGGCGCAGGCACGCGTGCGAGGCTGCTGGAAGCGATGGCCACGGGTCTCCCCATCATCACTACGTCGCCGGGGATCGAAGGGATGAAGATGCAGCCGGGTCGAGATGTGTTGGTCGCCGACCAGCCGGGCGATATGATCGAATCGATTCAGACCCTGCTCGCAAGTCAACCGGATCGAGAGCGATTTGGGCAGGCGGCCCGCCACATGGCTGAGATCTGGTACGACTGGAGTCGCTGTCTTTGGCCACTGGAATCGCTCTACCAACCGCTGATTGCTCCGAGGCAGAGTCCTCCTGAGTCGACGCCGATGGCCTGCTGACGGCCGATGTCGCGGAATTCGCATGAGTCTGATGCTCTGCATGCACGCGTCTTTCCATGATGCACAGGGTGTTGTCTTGTGAGGGGCCTTCCACGTAGAATTTCCCGCCAACACGCGTCGTCGGCATGATAAAAGTCTGTGCGCATGTTGCCCTGACACGATGACGATGATTCCCCATTCCAAACCTTTCCTCGGGCAAGAAGAGATTCGCGCCGTCACCGAGGTACTGCGGTCGGGCCACATCACCGAAGGCCCGGTGGTTGCGCAATTCGAGCGGGGCATGGCCGCCTATATCGGCCTGCAGGGGGGCGTGGCTGTGAGTTCCGGCACGGTGGCGCTGGAACTGGCCTTACGTGCCTTGGGGGTCGGACACGGCGACAACGTCATTCTTCCCAGTTATGTGTGCTCGGCTCCCTGGTTGGCGGTGCAGCGTGTCGGCGCTCAGGCAAGAATCGTCGACATCGATCCGACGACCTACAATCTCGATCCGCACAAGGTCCGTAAAGCTCGCACGCCCAGGACCCGTGCCGTCATCGTCCCGCATCTGTTCGGCTTGCCTGCGGACCTGACGAGTTTGCAGTCGCTGGGCATTCCGCTGATCGAAGATTGCGCCCAGACCCTCGGTGCGATGGAGCAGGGACGTGCGGTCGGTACCGTCGGGCTACTGACGGTTTGTTCATTTTACGCCACCAAATTACTCTGTACCGGGGAAGGGGGTATGGTCCTCTCGAACGACGAGGCCTTGCTCGAACGGGTCCGCGAGCTTCGGGAATATGATCAGGCGCCCTCGCTCAATGCCGCTGCGTTCAACTGCAAGATGACGGACCTCCAGGCCGCCATCGGCGTGGTGCAGCTGAATCAAATCGGGGATTTTCTCGAGACGCGGGCCACATTGGCCGCCGTGTATCGGGAGCACCTCCCGGGAGAACTATTCGCGCTCCCGACGGTTCCGGATGGGCGGACGCATGTCTACTATCGGTTTGTCGTGCGACTCCCAAAGGGGCTCCAGTCGGCTGATGACTTTGCCGGCTACCTGTCGCGTTTGGCGCATCGGGGAGTCCATTGTCGCAAACCCGTCTTCCGACCGCTGCATCGATATCTGGAATTGCCCGATTTTCCTGCCAGCGACGAGGTCGATGCCGCCGCCATTTCCCTGCCGATTCATCCCTCGCTCAACGAAGATGCGGTAAGACAAGTCGCCCAGATTCTCCAAGAGGAACTCCGCTAAGTCGACCCGGCGTGTTGCTGTCGTGATACCATCCTCCTGGTGAACCAACTGCTCCTTTCTGCTCTTGACCCCCGCCCCTGTGATCGGCATGATGAGACGATTGTTGAAGGACACCGCTGGAATCCGGTGTCGTTTCCTCCCCCGGTGAAATTGGAGATCCCATTCATGGTGCCTACGGTCGAGTGGAAAGACGGCGTCGTTCGTCTCTTGGATCAGAGTCGCTTGCCGACGCAGGTCGAGTTTCTGGACTGCCGGGATTACCGTGCTGTGGCCCAGGCGATTCGCGAGTTGAAAGTTCGAGGCGCTCCGGCGATCGGGGTGACGGCAGCGATGGGTGTGGCACTCGGCGCGCACGGGGTGGCAGCGTCCGACTATGATGCGTTCGCCAAAGCGGTCGGTGAGATCTGTGACCACTTAGCCGCATCACGCCCTACGGCGGTTAATTTGTTTTGGGCCATTGCCCGTATGAAGCGGAAGATGGCGACACTGAAGACTCAACCAATCCCGCAGATCAAAGCCGAACTGGTCCGCGAATCACAGGCGATCCTAGACGAAGATATTGCGTTATGCAAAGCCATGGGCACAGAGGGGGCTCATGTGATCGGCGACGGTCAGACGGTGCTCACGCATTGCAATGCCGGCGCGCTGGCGACGGCCGGGTATGGGACGGCGCTGGGTGTGATCCGCGCCGCCTGGGAGCAGGGAAAGAAGATCCACGTGATCGCCGACGAAACCAGGCCCGTCCTCCAGGGCGCGCGGTTGACCGCCTGGGAACTCATGCAAGACAAGATTCCTGTGACGCTGATTACCGACAATATGGCCGGCAGCCTCATGCGTCAGGGGAAGATTCAGGTCTGCGTGGTCGGCGCGGATCGTATCGCCGCGAACGGTGATGTCGCTAACAAGATCGGCACGTACTCCGTCGCAGTCCTGGCCCGGGCGCATGGGATCCCGTTTTATGTCGCCGCGCCCTACAGCACGATCGATCTGGCCACCAAGACCGGCGCCGATATTCCTATTGAAGAACGGAACCCGCTCGAAGTGACGTCGATCCACGGGAGCCATCCTGTCGCCCCGGAGGGCGTGGCCGTCTACAATCCGGCGTTCGATGTGACCCCGGCCGAATTCGTGACCGGCATCATCACCGAGCGGGGCATCTTCAAGCCTGGGGATCTCGCCGGTGTGTTTGGGGCGGAGCGGCCGGCGGGCTAGTCCGGCCTCGCCCAGTAATGGCCTGTGTCAGAGCGGGGCGTCAGCCTCTTACCCGCAGAAGACTCTCATAGTCCTTTATCTTGCCAGCACTTCCGGCGCTTCTTTATAATGCCGCCAGTGTGTCGTGAACACTATTGTTACGATCTTTTTTAGCGAAGGAGCCTGTCGATCCATGAGTGAACGTACCCTTGCCATCATCAAGCCGGACGCCGTGAAGAAGAATGCCATCGGCGACATTATCAATCGATACGAGAAGGCGGGGTTGAAGCCGGTCGCCATGCGTCTGATGCATCTGTCCAAGACCACGGCCCAAGGCTTCTATGCGGTGCATAAGGCGCGCCCGTTCTTCGACAGCCTCTGTACCTTCATGTCGTCCGGGCCCTGTGTCGTGCTGGTGCTGGAGGGTGATAACGCCGTGAAGAAAAATCGCGAACTGATGGGGGCAACTGATCCGGCCAAGGCCGAGCAGGGAACCATCCGTGCGGCGCATGGGGCGAACATTGAATTCAACGCGGTGCACGGATCGGATGCGCCCGAGACGGCCAAGTTCGAAATCGGGTATTTCTTTCCCGAAATGGAGTTGGTCGGGTAGGCGCACGTTGAGCGCGGACTTTTTCTACCTGCTCGATGCTCGGCGGCCCGTCATGGGCCGCCGGGCTCTGTTGTCTGTCCTCGGTGCCTCCCTCCTCGTCACTCTTTTGGCTGGTTGCGCCGGCTCGCCGACAATTCCGGTCGCAACATCGACCGAGACCCCCTCTGTCGAGGCTGAGACGCGTCTCTGGTATCAAGCCAACAGCGCGTTTTCCGATGGGCGCTACTCCGCCGCCATCCATCTCTATGAACGCTATCTGACGACCTACCCGAAATCCCGTCGCGCGAACGAAGCCCATTGGGAATTGGGGCAGTCGTATGAGCAGATGGGCGAAGTGACCGGAGCGCTGAAAGAGTACCGGATATTGGCCGGTCCGGAGGGGGCCCCGGTGTCGTCACAGAGCGTCTATGCGGAGCGCGCGCTGCATCGGATCGAGGCGTTGCGGAATCAATCGACGGTGCCGGCCGGTGCCAGATCCGGTCATACCGCGCTCTATGTGTCGTTCAGCAATTTGCCCCCTATGGCGCAGGTGGAATCGTGGGTCCGGCAGCTGAGCGCCCAGGGCGTCAGCGCGATTCTCGTGGATGCCAGCTTAGAGTCCTCGTTTACCAGGCCGCCGACTCCTACGGTTGCTCCGACGAGCACTCCGTTGCCGACCCTGCCGACAGGCGCATTGTTTTCGACCTCACAGGGTCCCGTGATGACCGATTGGTTCAGCGTGCTGGTGCCGCAGGCGCATGAGGTGGGCATGTCCGTCTTTGCGGTGCTCGATCTGTTTCACGCCCCCCTGTCCGATCACCGTCAAGAATCCCGGATGCTGCTGTATGATCCGACCAGGCGCAAAGTTCATCCCTGGGCACAGTTTGATCTCCTTGCCCCGCCGGTCCAACAGGAGCTGGCGCAGCTGCTGGCCGATCTGTTGAGGAGTGGGGTCGATGGCATGGTCTTTCGCGCACGGGCAGAAAACAGTTTCGCCTATGAAGTGAGTGACGGGGTGTTGCGTCAGTTTGAAACGCAGGTGCGTCAGCCGTCGTCCGAAGTTGCGCAGGCCCTCCGCGAGCGGATGACGGTTCGCCAGGATGCGGGGGCGTTGGCCTCGGATAAAACGCTCTGGCGGTGGGTAGGGTGGAAAGCCCGCCAGGAACTCGATGTGCTGGCCAGGCTGAAGAAGTATTTGCAGAAGGCGGTTCCGCGGTTACGCATGGTATTGGAGATTCACCCCGAGGCCTTGTCGAATCCGACGTCGGCCTTGGTGAACTATGGCGAAGACGCCGCCGAAGCGCGCCGCCGGGGGTTTGATCTCTTGTTGGGTGGGCCCTCTCGTGAGGCGTCGGATGTGCGGGCCTTCGGCGGGGCGTTCAAGGGGTGGAGCCGTGATGTGATTCAATCCGAGAAGGGGGAGCCGCAAACGCTGCCGCAAGGCTGGGTGTTGCTACGGACGCCGGCTGAGCACGGCGGCGGCATGTTCACGGGGTTGGCTCAGCAGGCGGATGAATTGCGGACGCCGGACATTCGCCATTTGGTGTTTGTGCCGGAGGCGGCGCCGGCCGTTCCTTGACAAAGAATTGCTCAGCTTTTACGATCGCGCCTCCTGTGTCCGGAGCGCGTATTATTCACGTAGGCCGTTGAGAAGGCGGCCACCAAGAGGAGTCCCATGATACCGTCCAATCTTCGTTATCACCAGGAACACGAGTGGGTCCGTGCTGAAGGCCAGCAGGCGACGGTCGGCATCAGTCATTTCGCGCAGGATGCGTTGGGTGATATCGTGTTTATCGATCTTCCCAAGGTGGGCGCCAAGGTGACGGCCGGCCAACAGATCGGCGAAGTCGAGTCCACCAAGACGACGTCCACCATCTACACGCCGGTGAGTGGGACCATCACCAAGATCAATGCCGATCTCAAAGATCATCCCGAAGTCGTGAACTCCGATCCCTACGGCAAGGGATGGATGGTGGTGATCGACCTCACGGCTCCGGCGGAGGTCGACAAGCTCATGACGGCTGCGCAGTACGAAACCTTTTTGAGCACACAGAAACACTAAGCCGTGGCCGCTTCGGCGACCTCGTGGATCGGTAACTGCCGCGTCACGGTCCCGGAGTTGTTCACGAAGGCGTCCCCTCCGAGCGCGTGATTGATATGAAGCACCTCGCAATTCTAGGAGCCGGTCCAGGCGGCTATGTGGCGGCGATTCGTGCCGCCCAGTTGGGCGCGCGTGTCACCGTGATTGAGAACCAAGCCCTCGGCGGCGTGTGTTTGAACTGGGGTTGTATCCCAAGCAAGGCCCTGCTGTCGGTCGTTGAACTGGGCGACAAAGCCAAGAAGGCCAAGGATTTCGGGCTCCTGCTCCAGGGCACCGTGTCCTACGA
Above is a genomic segment from Nitrospira defluvii containing:
- the glmM gene encoding phosphoglucosamine mutase, with amino-acid sequence MRKLFGTDGVRGVANLEPMTSEIAMQLGRAAAHIFMRRAGRHQVVIGKDTRLSGYMLESALTSGICSMGVDVLLVGPMPTPAIAFLTRSLRADAGVVISASHNPYQDNGIKFFSSEGFKLPDEVEARIEQLIVSDEIKHLRPTADAIGKAYRIGDAEGRYIEFVKRSVPRDLDFQGIKLVVDCANGAAYKVAPTVLRELGAEIEVIANSPDGMNINDKCGAVHPERLQEAVRRHGAHIGIALDGDADRAIFVCEQGEIVDGDHVMAALGLDLHAQGRLASQTVVGTVMSNFGLELAMKRAGIQLMRTPVGDRYLMERMLADGYNFGGEQSGHFIFLDHNTTGDGLISALQILSLMKRTGKPLSELAKAMTAVPQILLNVKVKHKPDLNQIPDIQQAIKTAEATLNGSGRVLVRYSGTEALLRIMVEGERDSTIREVADHLASIVRARIG
- a CDS encoding DNA internalization-related competence protein ComEC/Rec2 is translated as MLPSLTITFILGLALGSYFHYFPLTSAILLTACAVGTLLLEQQGRVTARQGSLWLACLCGGCLYWMLCGWFVSHRPVPDHPGALPARLSGTIVDSVRHAPARQTALVQVTASDDPDLVPPFLLRLTWRDPDRELHRGLEIRVRTRVHAPTGTINPRAFDYAAYLDLQGVEAVGTVSGAGAVEVRAAEESSLFASGSRLIEDWRSRVRSAADSLSQPSRGLFLSLTIGEQGFLEPEVREWFMTTGTVHILSISGSHLGLIALLSFALVRKACLLLPPTILLGLSRWLTPTRLAAVLTVLPVGGYTLLAGAETATIRSSIMIMIGLWTVWLGAPQYLLHALAAAAGLTLLVHPAALYDISFQLSYVSVWVLALALRREMETAELHPLQPSRVAGIVFWLRESLRLTALVTLATLPLVACYFNQVSWMGLFVNVIMVPFVGLVFLPLSLVAALWVIATQADGLPGAEAIDLLGRWLIEGTHWVAGLPGGEWFVAAPTVPMMMLFYLLGWVWLSGRLVAATPVVRGTVVASLVAIVLWWLWSPRPFNRDGHLRVTFLDVGQGDSAVIELPQGGVVLIDGGATYERVDMGRSVVAPFLWNRGIRRVDHVIGTHPQLDHVGGLAWILGHVHVAHFWTNGVTRPEEFWRKIERALLQRNVSAMVAEEGRLMVEDSSCRLVALNPAPSQATRSGGKRESLNNLSVVTQLSCGARQMLFTGDAERETLSRLVQAGSLGHITLLKVPHHGAKSSLERSWLETIRPEVAVVSVARHNPYGHPAGEVLAAYEAVQARVWRTDRDGAVWVDVDPAQQQLAVHSTREWTLQPLSLSQPIWAIDRDNWHRLWRRWNWL
- a CDS encoding glycosyltransferase family 4 protein; translation: MSLTGVGTAMAGPTEVGVGPSSGMHTDTQGSESMAKRLLFLASGPPSTRQGGGALRMLHLLRFLGGRFPVDVIVPVQDAAEDASHHVRDVSIDVTTVPLQGPRLLDRFCWISPYSKDRALTSAVQERLASGAYAAIHVDTLSMMPYVPEDTVLPVVLDLRSPSPVSEFRRLRGGQQSASRSNQLIHRVKVRWFDRWCWPTTHCVTVASEEDRIRCERAHPGQRVLVVPNGVDCRTIRPKPDHVMTSPLLLFTGDMGAEHNIEAAVCLATEVFPAIRREFPKSELRLVGRNPDARVTRLAGQGIVVTGSVADLHLHLREASIYVAPYVNGAGTRARLLEAMATGLPIITTSPGIEGMKMQPGRDVLVADQPGDMIESIQTLLASQPDRERFGQAARHMAEIWYDWSRCLWPLESLYQPLIAPRQSPPESTPMAC
- a CDS encoding DegT/DnrJ/EryC1/StrS family aminotransferase, which encodes MTMIPHSKPFLGQEEIRAVTEVLRSGHITEGPVVAQFERGMAAYIGLQGGVAVSSGTVALELALRALGVGHGDNVILPSYVCSAPWLAVQRVGAQARIVDIDPTTYNLDPHKVRKARTPRTRAVIVPHLFGLPADLTSLQSLGIPLIEDCAQTLGAMEQGRAVGTVGLLTVCSFYATKLLCTGEGGMVLSNDEALLERVRELREYDQAPSLNAAAFNCKMTDLQAAIGVVQLNQIGDFLETRATLAAVYREHLPGELFALPTVPDGRTHVYYRFVVRLPKGLQSADDFAGYLSRLAHRGVHCRKPVFRPLHRYLELPDFPASDEVDAAAISLPIHPSLNEDAVRQVAQILQEELR
- the mtnA gene encoding S-methyl-5-thioribose-1-phosphate isomerase, with product MVPTVEWKDGVVRLLDQSRLPTQVEFLDCRDYRAVAQAIRELKVRGAPAIGVTAAMGVALGAHGVAASDYDAFAKAVGEICDHLAASRPTAVNLFWAIARMKRKMATLKTQPIPQIKAELVRESQAILDEDIALCKAMGTEGAHVIGDGQTVLTHCNAGALATAGYGTALGVIRAAWEQGKKIHVIADETRPVLQGARLTAWELMQDKIPVTLITDNMAGSLMRQGKIQVCVVGADRIAANGDVANKIGTYSVAVLARAHGIPFYVAAPYSTIDLATKTGADIPIEERNPLEVTSIHGSHPVAPEGVAVYNPAFDVTPAEFVTGIITERGIFKPGDLAGVFGAERPAG
- the ndk gene encoding nucleoside-diphosphate kinase: MSERTLAIIKPDAVKKNAIGDIINRYEKAGLKPVAMRLMHLSKTTAQGFYAVHKARPFFDSLCTFMSSGPCVVLVLEGDNAVKKNRELMGATDPAKAEQGTIRAAHGANIEFNAVHGSDAPETAKFEIGYFFPEMELVG
- a CDS encoding tetratricopeptide repeat protein; amino-acid sequence: MSADFFYLLDARRPVMGRRALLSVLGASLLVTLLAGCAGSPTIPVATSTETPSVEAETRLWYQANSAFSDGRYSAAIHLYERYLTTYPKSRRANEAHWELGQSYEQMGEVTGALKEYRILAGPEGAPVSSQSVYAERALHRIEALRNQSTVPAGARSGHTALYVSFSNLPPMAQVESWVRQLSAQGVSAILVDASLESSFTRPPTPTVAPTSTPLPTLPTGALFSTSQGPVMTDWFSVLVPQAHEVGMSVFAVLDLFHAPLSDHRQESRMLLYDPTRRKVHPWAQFDLLAPPVQQELAQLLADLLRSGVDGMVFRARAENSFAYEVSDGVLRQFETQVRQPSSEVAQALRERMTVRQDAGALASDKTLWRWVGWKARQELDVLARLKKYLQKAVPRLRMVLEIHPEALSNPTSALVNYGEDAAEARRRGFDLLLGGPSREASDVRAFGGAFKGWSRDVIQSEKGEPQTLPQGWVLLRTPAEHGGGMFTGLAQQADELRTPDIRHLVFVPEAAPAVP
- the gcvH gene encoding glycine cleavage system protein GcvH, translating into MIPSNLRYHQEHEWVRAEGQQATVGISHFAQDALGDIVFIDLPKVGAKVTAGQQIGEVESTKTTSTIYTPVSGTITKINADLKDHPEVVNSDPYGKGWMVVIDLTAPAEVDKLMTAAQYETFLSTQKH